A window of Saccopteryx leptura isolate mSacLep1 chromosome 5, mSacLep1_pri_phased_curated, whole genome shotgun sequence contains these coding sequences:
- the SPON2 gene encoding spondin-2, producing METPTLAATQGRALWALLLATLGSAASQPLGVDSMCTARPLAKYSITFMGKWSQMAFPKQYPLFRPPAQWSSLLGAAHSSDYSMWRENQYASNGLRDFAERGEAWALMKEIEAAGEKLQSVHEVFSAPAVPSGTGQTSTEFEADARHSLVSFVVRIIPSPDWFVGIDSVDLCDGNRWREQVTMDLYPHDAGTDSGFTFSSPNFETIPQDMVTEITSTSPSHPANSFYYPRLKALPPIARVTLVRLRQSPRAFVPPAIDLAGRGNEIMDSLSVPETPLDCEVSLWSSWGLCGGPCGKLGAKIRTRYVRVQPANHGASCPALEEEAECTPDNCV from the exons ATGGAAACCCCGACCCTGGCTGCCACCCAGGGCAGGGCCCTCTGGGCTCTACTCCTAGCCACACTTGGCTCTGCAGCCAGCCAGCCACTGGGGGTAGACTCCATGTGTACGGCCCGGCCCCTGGCCAAGTACAGCATCACCTTCATGGGCAAATGGAGCCAGATGGCTTTTCCCAAGCAGTACCCGCTGTTCCGGCCGCCTGCGCAGTGGTCTTCCTTGCTCG GGGCAGCGCACAGCTCTGACTACAGCATGTGGCGGGAGAACCAGTATGCCAGCAATGGGCTGAGGGACTTTGCAGAGCGGGGCGAGGCCTGGGCCCTGATGAAGGAGATCGAGGCCGCTGGAGAGAAGCTGCAGAGTGTGCACGAGGTGTTCTCAGCGCCCGCCGTGCCCAGTGGCACCGGGCAGACATCCACGGAGTTCGAGGCCGACGCCAGGCACTCACTT GTGTCCTTTGTGGTCCGAATCATCCCCAGCCCTGACTGGTTTGTGGGCATCGACAGTGTGGACCTGTGTGACGGGAACCGCTGGAGGGAGCAGGTCACCATGGACCTTTACCCACATGATGCAGGAACAGACAGCGGCTTCACCTTCTCCTCCCCCAACTTTGAGACCATCCCGCAGGACATGGTGACGGAG ATAACATCTACCTCTCCCAGCCACCCAGCGAACTCCTTCTACTACCCACGGCTGAAAGCCCTGCCCCCCATCGCCAGGGTGACCCTGGTGCGGCTCAGGCAGAGCCCCAGGGCCTTCGTTCCACCTGCCATAGACCTGGCAGGCAGGGGCAACGAGATCATGGACAGCCTCTCAG TTCCAGAAACGCCACTCGACTGTGAGGTCTCCCTTTGGTCATCCTGGGGGCTGTGTGGAGGTCCGTGTGGGAAGCTGGGAGCCAAGATCAGGACTCGGTACGTCCGTGTGCAACCCGCCAACCATGGGGCATCCTGCCCTGCGCTGGAAGAGGAGGCGGAGTGCACCCCTGACAACTGTGTGTGA